One genomic segment of Hordeum vulgare subsp. vulgare chromosome 2H, MorexV3_pseudomolecules_assembly, whole genome shotgun sequence includes these proteins:
- the LOC123427542 gene encoding AT-hook motif nuclear-localized protein 10-like, protein MRPPPAVMTASSSEKKAAKRRSGPPRPRGRKSQLALLGGCSPGNAFAPHILLINRGEDITSKIMLLSELQSKSICILSANGPLSAITLRLSSESGGLDNAVYQGQFEIISLKGSYLLSDEGGSGNSNGGLSIMVSTPCGSLFGGSVGGPLIAADPVQVIAGSFNYTVTEEKEEPKISDSQLNELKVPWELDAMPYEPFSPLPLFGWSRIEDVRLDRHGFDLTNG, encoded by the exons ATGCGACCGCCGCCCGCGGTGATGACGGCCTCCTCGTCGGAGAAGAAGGCGGCGAAGCGGAGGAGCGGACCGCCGAGGCCCCGGGGGAGGAAGTCGCAGCTCGCCCTTCTCG GAGGGTGCTCACCTGGAAATGCATTTGCTCCACATATACTGCTTATCAATCGGGGAGAG GATATTACCTCCAAGATTATGCTGTTATCAGAGCTGCAGTCCAAATCCATCTGCATTCTATCAGCCAATGGCCCATTATCAGCTATAACCCTCCGACTATCTTCAGAGTCAGGTGGCCTTGACAATGCAGTTTACCAG GGTCAGTTTGAGATAATTTCACTAAAAGGCTCTTATCTGCTGTCTGATGAGGGTGGCTCCGGAAACAGCAATGGGGGTCTAAGCATTATGGTTTCTACTCCTTGCGGCAGCTTGTTTGGTGGTAGCGTTGGAGGGCCGCTCATCGCAGCAGACCCTGTGCAG GTAATTGCTGGAAGCTTCAATTATACAGTGACAGAGGAAAAGGAGGAGCCAAAGATCAGTGACAGCCAACTTAATGAGCTGAAAGTACCTTGGGAGCTGGATGCAATGCCTTATGAACCATTTTCACCTTTGCCTCTGTTTGGGTGGTCGAGGATTGAAGATGTCAGACTTGATCGCCATGGCTTCGACCTCACCAATGGTTAG
- the LOC123427543 gene encoding probable phospholipid hydroperoxide glutathione peroxidase produces MAAASSATSVHDFTVKDASGKDVDLSVYKGKVLLIVNVASQCGLTNSNYTELSQLYPKYKDQGFEILAFPCNQFGGQEPGTNDEIVQFACTRFKAEYPIFDKVDVNGNNVSPLYKFLKSSKGGFFGDSIKWNFSKFLVDKEGHVVDRYAPTTSPMSIEKDIKKLL; encoded by the exons ATGGCCGCCGCGTCCTCCGCCACCTCCGTCCACGACTTCACCGTCAAG GATGCAAGCGGCAAGGATGTCGACCTGAGCGTCTACAAGGGGAAGGTTCTTCTCATCGTTAACGTCGCATCCCAGTG TGGCTTAACGAACTCCAACTACACCGAGCTGAGCCAGCTGTACCCCAAGTACAAGGACCAAG GCTTTGAGATCTTGGCTTTCCCATGCAATCAGTTTGGTGGGCAGGAGCCTGGCACCAATGATGAGATCGTTCAGTTTGCCTGCACTCGCTTCAAGGCCGAGTACCCCATTTTTGACAAG GTTGATGTCAACGGCAACAATGTTTCTCCCCTATACAAGTTCCTGAAGTCTAGCAAAGGCGGCTTTTTCGGCGACAGCATCAAATGGAACTTCTCTAAGTTCTTGGTTGACAAGGAGGGTCACGTTGTGGACCGCTATGCCCCGACCACTTCCCCCATGAGCATTGAG AAGGATATCAAGAAGCTGCTTTAG